Proteins encoded within one genomic window of Sphingomonas sp. KRR8:
- the trpCF gene encoding bifunctional indole-3-glycerol-phosphate synthase TrpC/phosphoribosylanthranilate isomerase TrpF, whose product MADVLAQIVAHKRQEVAARLADFDGSAAEPSRRSLEQALRQPGVRFIMEVKRASPSGHRSAHSIETAARAYAGVADAVSVLTDERFFQGSFEALRTVRALFDGPILAKDFVVDPRQVTEARLHGADAVLCMLSVLDDEGASGVMAEAARLGMDVLTEVHDEGELARAVALGARIVGINNRDLKTLKTDLAVTERLAPLVPADVVLVSESGVGTRSDVERLAPFADAFLVGSSLMASDDVGEAARALVFGRVKICGLTRAEDVLVAAAAGATHAGLILVPGTPRALTLEQARPLAVLARAKGLKPVGVFRDASVDAVLAAAAELDLAAVQLHGQERADEVAAIRAAFPGEVWTAGVEQRGGHRALFDHGPGGTGETFDWSTIADHPALGAAILAGGIGVDNARAAQATGAYGIDASSRLEAAAGIKDHDKLRALLEALRPQDRKANT is encoded by the coding sequence GTGGCTGACGTCCTGGCACAGATCGTCGCGCACAAGCGGCAGGAGGTGGCCGCCAGGCTTGCGGACTTCGACGGCAGCGCCGCCGAGCCGAGCCGACGCTCACTGGAGCAAGCCCTGCGGCAACCCGGTGTCCGCTTCATCATGGAAGTGAAGCGCGCCTCGCCCTCGGGCCATCGGTCGGCCCATTCGATCGAGACCGCCGCACGGGCTTATGCGGGTGTCGCGGATGCGGTCAGCGTGTTGACCGATGAACGCTTCTTCCAGGGCTCGTTCGAGGCGCTGCGGACAGTCCGCGCACTGTTCGACGGGCCCATCCTCGCCAAGGATTTCGTGGTCGACCCGCGGCAGGTCACCGAGGCGCGGCTGCACGGGGCCGACGCGGTGCTCTGCATGTTGTCGGTACTGGATGACGAAGGCGCCAGCGGCGTCATGGCCGAGGCGGCGCGGCTCGGCATGGACGTACTGACGGAGGTGCATGACGAGGGCGAGCTTGCCCGGGCGGTGGCGCTCGGCGCGCGGATCGTCGGGATCAACAATCGCGACCTCAAGACGCTCAAGACCGACCTGGCGGTGACTGAAAGACTGGCGCCGCTGGTGCCGGCGGACGTGGTGCTGGTCAGCGAATCGGGGGTTGGGACCCGCTCCGATGTGGAGCGGCTCGCGCCATTCGCCGACGCATTTCTGGTCGGCTCGTCACTGATGGCCTCCGATGATGTGGGAGAAGCTGCCCGCGCGCTGGTGTTCGGTCGGGTGAAGATCTGCGGTCTGACGCGGGCCGAGGACGTCCTGGTCGCGGCGGCTGCGGGTGCGACCCACGCCGGGCTGATCCTGGTGCCAGGCACCCCCCGCGCACTGACGCTGGAGCAGGCCAGGCCCCTCGCGGTTCTCGCCCGGGCCAAAGGGCTGAAGCCAGTCGGCGTATTCCGCGATGCTTCGGTCGACGCAGTGCTCGCCGCCGCAGCCGAACTCGACCTCGCCGCGGTGCAGCTGCACGGTCAGGAGCGCGCGGATGAGGTAGCCGCGATCCGCGCCGCCTTTCCCGGCGAAGTGTGGACCGCCGGTGTCGAGCAGCGTGGCGGTCATCGCGCGTTATTCGACCATGGCCCCGGCGGCACGGGCGAGACGTTCGACTGGAGCACCATCGCTGATCATCCCGCACTTGGCGCGGCGATCCTGGCTGGTGGCATCGGGGTCGACAATGCCCGCGCGGCGCAGGCCACTGGCGCCTACGGCATCGATGCCAGCTCGAGGCTCGAAGCGGCGGCGGGTATCAAGGATCACGACAAGCTGAGGGCGCTGCTCGAAGCGCTTCGACCGCAGGACCGAAAGGCAAACACATGA
- the trpB gene encoding tryptophan synthase subunit beta, whose protein sequence is MKHDGRFGRFGGCYVPEILVPALEQLEAAFLETEQDPAFHTELEELLTTYAGRPTPLTLCRNLGGESPARIYLKREDLLHGGAHKTNQVLAQGLLAKRMGKRRLIAETGAGQHGVATALAGALFGLETEIYMGADDVERQQLNVFRMELMGAKVIPVTAGGRTLKDSVNEALRDWTASFPHTHYLLGTAAGPHPFPTMVRQFQRVIGKEARAQVLEAEGRLPDVVVACVGGGSNAIGMFSDFVPDEGVRLIGVEAAGKGLSGHEHGATILRGSHGILHGTETLVLQDSDGQISDSWSISAGLDYPAVGPEHAFLKESGRADYVGVEDDDALAAFQALARTEGIIPAFESAHAIAHAIKLAREADREMAIVVNLSGRGDKDIASAVKLLKPEAA, encoded by the coding sequence ATGAAGCATGACGGACGCTTTGGCCGCTTCGGCGGCTGTTACGTGCCCGAGATCCTCGTTCCCGCGCTGGAACAGCTGGAGGCAGCTTTCCTGGAGACAGAGCAGGACCCGGCGTTCCACACGGAGCTGGAGGAACTGCTCACCACTTACGCGGGGCGGCCCACCCCGCTGACCCTTTGCCGCAACCTGGGCGGGGAAAGCCCCGCACGGATTTACCTGAAGCGCGAGGATTTGCTGCACGGCGGTGCGCACAAGACCAACCAGGTGCTCGCGCAAGGCCTGCTTGCCAAGCGCATGGGCAAGCGCCGGCTGATCGCCGAGACGGGCGCGGGTCAGCATGGCGTCGCCACCGCGCTTGCGGGCGCCCTGTTCGGACTTGAAACGGAAATCTACATGGGCGCCGACGACGTTGAGCGGCAGCAGCTCAACGTTTTCCGGATGGAGCTGATGGGTGCCAAGGTCATCCCGGTGACCGCGGGTGGCCGCACCCTCAAGGACTCCGTGAACGAAGCGCTGCGGGACTGGACCGCGAGCTTTCCGCATACGCATTATCTGCTCGGAACGGCGGCCGGTCCGCACCCTTTCCCGACGATGGTCCGGCAGTTCCAGCGCGTGATCGGCAAGGAAGCGCGGGCGCAGGTGCTGGAGGCTGAGGGGCGGCTGCCTGACGTCGTGGTCGCCTGCGTCGGCGGCGGCTCCAACGCGATCGGCATGTTCAGCGACTTCGTCCCCGACGAAGGAGTTCGGCTGATCGGCGTGGAGGCGGCGGGCAAAGGCCTGTCCGGTCACGAACATGGGGCCACCATCCTGCGCGGAAGCCACGGCATCCTGCACGGGACCGAGACATTGGTGCTGCAGGATTCGGACGGACAGATCAGCGACAGCTGGTCGATCTCCGCCGGCCTCGACTATCCGGCGGTCGGACCCGAGCACGCCTTCCTCAAGGAAAGTGGCCGGGCTGATTACGTCGGTGTGGAGGATGATGACGCGCTCGCCGCCTTTCAGGCGCTGGCGCGGACGGAAGGGATTATTCCTGCCTTCGAGAGCGCGCATGCCATCGCTCATGCAATCAAGCTGGCGCGGGAGGCGGACAGGGAGATGGCCATCGTGGTCAACCTTTCGGGCAGGGGCGACAAGGATATCGCCTCGGCCGTCAAGCTGCTGAAGCCGGAGGCCGCATGA
- the trpA gene encoding tryptophan synthase subunit alpha, translating to MSRYDEMFLRLKQRNEGAFGGFLMLGDPDLGTSAKLLDTLVEGGADMIEVGIPFSDPVADGPVIQAAADRALRAGVRVDDCFELLTAFRQSHPAVPVGILTYANLLIARGLDRFMADAAAAGADSILVADVPSLEAERFAKAARGAGLELVMIAAPNTPRSVVERIAALSGGYTYCVARAGVTGTGESLALDHKAIFASLAEAGAPPPILGFGISTPEHVAEALASGAKGVIAGSALVKLGTDVKGLRQLVSAMKDATALLQPERELHGHFA from the coding sequence ATGAGCCGCTACGACGAGATGTTCCTGCGCCTTAAGCAGCGGAACGAGGGCGCGTTCGGCGGCTTCCTGATGCTCGGCGATCCCGACCTTGGGACAAGCGCGAAGCTGCTCGATACGCTGGTGGAGGGCGGCGCCGACATGATTGAGGTTGGCATTCCCTTCTCTGACCCAGTCGCTGACGGCCCGGTAATCCAGGCCGCGGCGGATCGGGCGCTGCGGGCTGGCGTGCGGGTCGACGACTGCTTCGAGCTGCTCACGGCCTTTCGCCAGAGCCACCCGGCGGTGCCGGTTGGCATCCTGACCTATGCCAATCTCCTGATCGCGCGCGGGCTGGACCGCTTCATGGCCGATGCTGCAGCGGCGGGTGCGGATTCGATCCTGGTTGCCGACGTGCCGAGCCTAGAGGCCGAGCGCTTCGCCAAGGCGGCGCGAGGGGCGGGGCTGGAGCTCGTCATGATCGCGGCGCCCAACACGCCGAGAAGCGTCGTGGAGCGGATCGCGGCACTGAGCGGCGGCTACACTTATTGCGTCGCGCGTGCCGGTGTGACCGGGACCGGCGAAAGCTTGGCGCTCGATCACAAGGCTATCTTCGCCAGCCTGGCGGAGGCCGGAGCGCCGCCTCCGATCCTCGGCTTCGGCATCTCGACGCCCGAACATGTCGCCGAGGCGCTGGCGAGCGGTGCCAAAGGCGTGATCGCCGGCTCCGCGCTGGTGAAGCTGGGGACCGATGTGAAGGGCCTGCGCCAGCTTGTCAGCGCGATGAAGGACGCTACTGCCCTGCTTCAACCAGAAAGGGAGCTGCATGGCCATTTCGCTTGA
- a CDS encoding SDR family NAD(P)-dependent oxidoreductase produces MAISLERKTAIVTGAGGGLGRCHALLLARAGARVIVNDIPQNLDHAQQVVEEIRAAGGQGEAFGASVTDEAAVAEMVGKAGAVDILVNNAGILRDKSFSKMDLADFRLVVDVHLMGSVICTKAVWDGMRERNYGRIVMTTSSSGLYGNFGQSNYGAAKMALVGFMQTLALEGAKNNVKVNCLAPTARTAMTENLLPPQALELLKPEFVSPALLALVAENAPTRTILAAGAQGVEAAQITLTKGIAIKGMDDLDAAQVILDRLAEIGDLATATVPASGLEQGQVELGKALGA; encoded by the coding sequence ATGGCCATTTCGCTTGAGCGCAAGACCGCGATCGTCACCGGTGCAGGTGGGGGCCTTGGCCGCTGCCATGCGCTGCTGCTGGCCCGTGCCGGCGCCAGGGTGATCGTCAACGACATTCCGCAGAACCTCGATCACGCCCAACAAGTGGTGGAGGAAATCCGTGCGGCTGGCGGCCAGGGCGAAGCGTTCGGCGCGTCGGTGACCGACGAAGCGGCAGTGGCGGAGATGGTCGGCAAGGCGGGCGCCGTCGACATCCTCGTCAACAACGCCGGCATCCTGCGCGACAAGAGCTTTTCGAAGATGGACCTCGCTGACTTCCGGTTGGTGGTCGACGTCCATCTGATGGGCAGCGTCATCTGCACCAAGGCGGTGTGGGATGGCATGCGGGAGCGCAATTACGGCCGCATCGTGATGACCACGTCATCGAGCGGACTGTACGGCAACTTCGGCCAGTCCAATTATGGGGCGGCCAAGATGGCGCTCGTCGGCTTCATGCAGACCCTCGCGCTCGAGGGCGCCAAAAACAATGTGAAGGTCAACTGCCTGGCGCCGACGGCGCGCACGGCGATGACCGAAAACCTCTTGCCGCCCCAGGCGCTGGAGCTTCTCAAGCCCGAGTTCGTCAGCCCCGCGCTGCTCGCGCTGGTGGCCGAGAACGCGCCCACTCGGACCATCCTTGCCGCCGGTGCGCAGGGGGTCGAAGCCGCACAGATCACGCTCACCAAGGGCATCGCGATCAAGGGTATGGACGACCTCGACGCGGCCCAGGTGATCCTCGACCGGCTCGCGGAGATTGGCGACTTGGCGACCGCGACCGTTCCGGCCTCTGGCTTGGAGCAGGGACAGGTCGAGCTCGGCAAGGCGCTCGGCGCCTGA
- a CDS encoding 3-deoxy-7-phosphoheptulonate synthase codes for MTGGWHPASWRERPAAQQPVYADAATLAAVEAKLRQAAPIVDAQSVRVLKGRLAEAAAGRSLLLQGGDCAETFAEPDVDALAALFERLADQLERSLRQPVVQLARIAGQFAKPRTVEGEVWRGEIVNGREALAPDPTRMLRAHQHAVRTAARLPAGLFASHEALLLPYEEALVRNDEQGMPYSVSGHLLWIGERSRDLGGAHVEFLSGLTNPVALKIGPGLGTEELLRLADRLDPAREPGRLTLIVRQGANEITRALPPLMRVLRAEGRAPLWVSDPMHGNTLRGGPRKVRRLSDMIRETENFVAIALAEGVWPGGLHLEMTPENVAECSGGREGQGWTSACDPRLNPEQAAELAGAFAAALARREAA; via the coding sequence ATGACGGGCGGCTGGCATCCGGCGAGCTGGCGAGAGCGCCCCGCGGCGCAGCAGCCAGTCTATGCCGATGCGGCCACGCTGGCTGCGGTCGAGGCTAAGCTTCGGCAGGCCGCGCCGATCGTCGACGCGCAATCGGTCCGGGTGCTCAAGGGACGGCTTGCTGAGGCAGCGGCCGGGCGGTCCCTGCTGCTTCAGGGTGGCGATTGCGCCGAAACCTTCGCCGAGCCGGATGTCGACGCGCTCGCCGCCTTGTTCGAGCGGCTTGCCGACCAACTCGAACGATCGCTTCGCCAACCGGTGGTCCAGCTGGCGCGGATTGCCGGGCAGTTCGCCAAGCCGCGCACGGTCGAGGGCGAGGTCTGGCGCGGCGAGATCGTCAACGGCCGCGAGGCGCTTGCTCCCGACCCGACGCGGATGCTCCGCGCGCATCAGCATGCCGTGCGGACGGCGGCACGCCTGCCGGCCGGATTGTTCGCCAGTCATGAGGCGCTGTTGCTGCCCTACGAGGAAGCGCTGGTCCGCAACGACGAGCAGGGCATGCCCTACAGCGTCTCGGGCCACCTCCTGTGGATCGGTGAGCGAAGCCGGGATCTTGGCGGCGCCCACGTCGAGTTCCTGTCGGGGCTGACCAACCCGGTCGCTTTGAAGATTGGCCCGGGGCTGGGAACGGAAGAGCTCCTGAGGCTCGCCGACCGGCTCGATCCTGCGCGCGAGCCAGGTCGCCTGACGCTGATTGTCCGGCAGGGCGCCAACGAAATTACGCGTGCGCTTCCGCCGCTGATGCGGGTGTTGCGGGCGGAGGGACGAGCGCCCTTGTGGGTGAGCGATCCGATGCACGGCAACACGCTCCGGGGCGGCCCACGCAAGGTCCGGCGCCTTTCCGACATGATTCGTGAGACCGAGAACTTTGTTGCCATCGCTTTGGCAGAAGGGGTCTGGCCGGGGGGACTGCATCTTGAGATGACGCCTGAAAATGTCGCCGAATGCAGCGGCGGACGAGAAGGCCAAGGCTGGACCAGCGCCTGCGATCCCCGCCTCAATCCCGAGCAGGCGGCCGAGCTTGCTGGCGCCTTCGCAGCCGCCCTTGCCCGGAGGGAAGCAGCCTGA
- the aroA gene encoding 3-phosphoshikimate 1-carboxyvinyltransferase, with translation MAGRFAVPGDKSLSHRALIFGALAEGETVVSGLLESDDVLATAAALRAFGVRVEQFGPGRWRVIGGRWRSPDGPIDCGNSGTGARLLMGAAAGQGITATFTGDASLSRRPMGRVRRPLEAMGVRVEGGQTLPLTVHGPVTMGIHHRNVPASAQVKSAVLLAGLGTDAEVVIEEPVPSRDHSEIMLAAMGVELERNGAFTRLGRRRTLTPALLQIAGDPSSAAFALAAAAIVPGSEVTAPDMLLNPQRSGFVMALQRMGADVALANVRGQAGETIGDVRVRHGPIFGAEFTPEEIPSMIDEIPILAVVAAFARGETRIEGLDELRHKESDRLALMEQGLRACGVAAGSDGDTLVIQGGSVVGGADIRTHGDHRIAMAHLVLGLASQQRVTVDEAEMIATSFPTYVGAMRALGADIAQTA, from the coding sequence CTGGCCGGCCGGTTCGCCGTGCCGGGCGACAAGTCACTGTCGCACCGCGCACTGATCTTCGGCGCACTTGCCGAGGGCGAGACGGTGGTCAGCGGTCTGCTGGAAAGTGACGACGTGCTCGCCACCGCGGCGGCGCTGCGGGCGTTCGGGGTTCGTGTGGAGCAGTTCGGGCCCGGACGCTGGCGGGTGATCGGAGGGCGCTGGCGCTCTCCGGATGGACCAATCGACTGTGGCAACAGCGGAACCGGAGCACGGTTGCTGATGGGCGCCGCGGCGGGCCAGGGTATTACCGCTACCTTCACCGGCGACGCGTCGCTGAGCCGACGCCCGATGGGCCGCGTCCGGCGCCCGCTGGAGGCGATGGGCGTGCGGGTCGAGGGCGGCCAAACGCTTCCGCTGACCGTGCATGGGCCGGTGACCATGGGTATCCACCATCGCAATGTACCGGCATCGGCGCAGGTCAAGTCGGCGGTGCTGCTGGCGGGGCTAGGCACGGACGCGGAGGTCGTGATCGAGGAACCGGTGCCAAGCCGCGATCACAGCGAGATCATGCTCGCGGCGATGGGCGTGGAGCTGGAGCGCAATGGTGCCTTCACACGGCTTGGCCGGAGGCGCACGCTCACCCCCGCGCTGCTGCAGATTGCGGGCGACCCGTCGTCCGCCGCCTTCGCACTCGCTGCCGCCGCGATCGTGCCAGGTTCCGAGGTGACCGCGCCCGACATGTTGCTCAACCCGCAGCGAAGCGGCTTTGTGATGGCATTACAGCGGATGGGCGCCGACGTGGCGCTGGCCAATGTTCGCGGTCAGGCGGGCGAGACCATCGGCGACGTGCGGGTCCGCCATGGTCCGATCTTCGGCGCCGAATTCACGCCCGAGGAAATCCCGTCGATGATTGACGAAATTCCGATCCTTGCGGTGGTCGCGGCGTTCGCGCGGGGCGAGACCCGGATCGAAGGCCTGGACGAACTTCGCCACAAGGAAAGCGACCGGCTCGCGCTGATGGAGCAGGGACTTCGCGCCTGTGGCGTCGCAGCCGGCTCGGATGGGGACACGCTGGTCATCCAGGGCGGTTCCGTGGTCGGCGGCGCCGACATTCGCACGCACGGCGACCACCGTATCGCCATGGCGCATCTGGTGCTCGGCCTTGCGTCCCAGCAACGGGTCACCGTCGACGAGGCCGAGATGATCGCGACCAGCTTTCCCACCTACGTCGGCGCCATGCGCGCGCTCGGCGCCGACATCGCGCAAACCGCATGA